Proteins co-encoded in one Kribbella qitaiheensis genomic window:
- a CDS encoding RICIN domain-containing protein, which translates to MASPEARAMATALRTGQRVEQAEHRTETGQVFANPDGTKTMEQHSQPVRVHKGRDWVDPDPTLKLEADGLVRPVATVSPLVLSGGGNQDLVSIGAPGARIRLGWPGVLPKPVLSGNIATYPSVLPGVDLQITAEVDRFSELLVVHDRAAAANPALATLRFPVSAEGITLRVQPDGSTRATDRTGKLVYTADRPTMWDASSDVKPRSAKLGIRQEPGHFVLTPDRKLLTDPAAKFPLYIDPSISGTSINWLHVNKDSTSVDGWTYDRDAGGAKVGPRWGEPANVYRSMFLMRTVSGAQAIAGSTILSAQFRITLDWSSSGTAKPVQLWQLPDLDTANKNLNWGTTNATYWKTLLDTRSGAAWPEEKTFPMEFGVPDAASPLRTMVQAVANARKPTLSLGLRSPNEGTSQEAQFHWKKFIPSSAALAIKYNTTPKMPKGLNLTRPRPCGTAAAPIPVLTAQPQWASVADDPDLGDNVTTTLQIKDPAGTVVHESAVGPTVSGAAFAWPETPVGKLTIGVVYSYTAFTKDAANATSPVTPACYFVIDTAAPAVPKIESTDFPNAGDPVIEARKTGKVTFKPAAGETDLDEYVYGFQADALSSRVKAGADGTATIPITVHPDPVTGVPSLRLYVRAVDRAGNSSAIREAWELSAKSPVGTAPTVRGDSNGDGKADITAVLDHGFGRTGIWNIVSAGSSFYAGTMAWDTGEGTGFSLAKVKPVQGDFDGDGKTDMAVFRSGAGGRMWLYKLPSDGNEYQNPPAAWSTETSPWQLNTARVVSGDVDGDGKDDIVVQNAGTGDNWQAQVYRAADDFAVPVTWAQAAAGNTWSRSAPLLVDIDKDGKADLLSVRNLTGCRTAVDMYRSTGTAFAAATTIYDSGVDGFCWDKSRFTVADPDGNGRDDVLALTENTPTDGTLVVFSSDGTQLTKSERRHVTGLELAKTTLVSGDYDGDHLEDIGLLYAAADGDREVYTLHSTGTAFDDKAKTWSGAVAAVTGPKFDIEHRQYELVNKNSGKCLNVDASSVADNAKVIQYACIGNRLNERFRLIPIAGTDQYSIRPVHTAVDAGPIKCLNVTGGSSQDEANVVQTACGGGLGEPRAWEQVTFGYVDGSAYETVVQLRFAHSEKCLGVADASLNDSALIQQTSCGQSASEQWILRPTFNATQLGGVNGSARYRVDAASGTTTVLEVPKCVTAAGSPVRMGTWSTTSLCQKWTLRSLGDDMYKIIDTNTKQALEINGCSKLPRANMIIFTDNTSECEKWRIEPTPGGSYSVIAVSSGLSLDVAGGSSTAGAEVITWFYHGGKGQRWSFKPQ; encoded by the coding sequence GTGGCATCACCGGAAGCCCGGGCGATGGCAACAGCGCTGCGGACCGGCCAACGGGTCGAACAGGCCGAACACCGCACCGAGACCGGTCAGGTGTTCGCCAACCCTGACGGCACCAAGACGATGGAGCAGCACAGTCAGCCGGTGCGGGTCCACAAGGGCCGCGACTGGGTCGACCCCGACCCGACGCTCAAGCTGGAGGCGGACGGCCTGGTTCGACCAGTGGCCACGGTCTCGCCACTCGTCCTGTCCGGTGGCGGCAACCAGGACCTGGTGTCGATCGGTGCTCCCGGCGCCCGGATTCGCCTCGGCTGGCCGGGCGTGCTGCCGAAGCCCGTGCTGAGCGGGAACATCGCGACGTACCCGTCGGTGCTGCCTGGGGTCGACCTGCAGATCACGGCTGAGGTGGATCGGTTCTCCGAACTGCTCGTGGTCCACGACCGGGCCGCTGCGGCGAACCCGGCACTGGCCACGCTGCGCTTTCCGGTCAGCGCCGAGGGCATCACCTTGCGCGTCCAGCCGGATGGTTCGACTCGGGCGACCGATCGGACCGGAAAGCTTGTGTACACAGCCGATCGGCCGACGATGTGGGACGCGTCGAGTGACGTCAAACCCCGGTCGGCGAAGCTCGGCATCCGGCAGGAGCCCGGCCACTTCGTCCTCACGCCGGACCGCAAACTGCTGACCGACCCGGCCGCGAAGTTCCCGCTGTACATCGACCCGTCGATCTCCGGTACGTCGATCAACTGGCTGCACGTGAACAAGGACTCCACCTCGGTCGACGGCTGGACCTACGACCGGGACGCCGGCGGCGCCAAGGTCGGACCGCGGTGGGGAGAACCGGCCAACGTGTACCGGTCGATGTTCCTGATGCGGACCGTCAGCGGCGCACAGGCGATCGCCGGCAGCACGATCCTGAGCGCGCAGTTCCGGATCACGCTGGACTGGAGCTCGTCGGGTACGGCGAAGCCGGTGCAGCTTTGGCAACTGCCGGATCTCGACACCGCGAACAAGAACCTGAACTGGGGCACCACCAACGCGACGTACTGGAAGACCCTGCTGGACACTCGCAGCGGTGCGGCGTGGCCGGAGGAGAAGACCTTCCCGATGGAGTTCGGCGTCCCTGATGCCGCAAGTCCGTTGCGGACGATGGTTCAGGCCGTGGCCAACGCCCGGAAGCCGACCCTGTCGCTCGGCCTCCGTTCACCGAACGAGGGCACCAGCCAGGAAGCACAGTTCCACTGGAAGAAGTTCATCCCCAGCTCGGCGGCGCTCGCGATCAAATACAACACCACGCCGAAGATGCCGAAGGGTCTCAACCTGACCCGGCCACGACCCTGCGGTACGGCGGCAGCCCCGATCCCGGTGCTCACTGCACAACCGCAGTGGGCCTCGGTCGCGGACGACCCGGACCTCGGCGACAACGTCACCACCACCCTGCAGATCAAGGACCCGGCCGGCACGGTCGTGCACGAGAGCGCGGTCGGACCGACTGTGAGCGGTGCCGCCTTCGCCTGGCCGGAAACCCCAGTGGGTAAGCTGACCATCGGTGTCGTCTACAGCTACACCGCCTTCACCAAGGACGCCGCGAACGCGACCAGCCCGGTCACACCGGCCTGCTACTTCGTCATCGACACGGCGGCACCCGCCGTACCGAAGATCGAATCGACAGACTTCCCCAACGCCGGCGACCCGGTGATCGAGGCGCGCAAGACCGGCAAGGTGACGTTCAAGCCGGCTGCTGGTGAGACGGACCTCGACGAGTACGTGTACGGGTTCCAGGCGGACGCACTGAGCAGCCGGGTCAAGGCCGGAGCAGACGGGACCGCCACGATCCCGATCACGGTGCACCCCGACCCAGTCACCGGCGTACCGAGCCTGCGGCTGTATGTCCGGGCTGTTGACCGGGCCGGAAACAGCAGTGCGATTCGGGAGGCGTGGGAGCTCTCCGCGAAGTCCCCTGTCGGAACAGCGCCGACAGTCCGTGGCGACAGCAACGGTGACGGCAAGGCCGATATCACTGCGGTTCTGGACCACGGGTTCGGCCGGACCGGCATCTGGAACATCGTCTCGGCAGGGTCCTCGTTCTACGCCGGCACGATGGCCTGGGACACCGGTGAAGGCACCGGGTTCTCGCTGGCCAAGGTCAAACCCGTCCAGGGCGATTTCGACGGTGACGGCAAGACCGACATGGCTGTGTTCCGTTCCGGCGCCGGTGGCCGGATGTGGTTGTACAAACTGCCGTCGGACGGGAACGAGTACCAGAACCCGCCGGCGGCCTGGAGTACCGAGACCAGCCCGTGGCAACTGAACACCGCCCGCGTGGTGTCGGGTGATGTCGACGGCGACGGCAAGGACGACATCGTCGTCCAGAACGCCGGCACTGGCGACAACTGGCAGGCGCAGGTCTACCGAGCGGCCGATGACTTCGCCGTACCGGTCACCTGGGCACAGGCTGCGGCTGGGAACACCTGGTCGCGCAGTGCGCCGCTGCTCGTCGACATCGACAAGGACGGCAAGGCGGACCTGCTGAGCGTGCGCAACCTGACCGGCTGCCGCACTGCGGTGGACATGTACCGCTCGACCGGTACGGCGTTCGCGGCGGCGACCACGATCTACGACTCCGGCGTCGATGGGTTCTGCTGGGACAAGAGCCGGTTCACCGTGGCCGACCCGGACGGCAACGGCAGGGACGACGTGCTCGCGTTGACCGAGAACACCCCGACCGACGGCACCCTGGTCGTGTTCAGCTCCGATGGCACTCAGCTGACCAAGTCGGAGCGGCGGCACGTCACCGGACTGGAGTTGGCCAAGACAACGCTGGTCAGCGGTGACTACGACGGCGACCACCTCGAGGACATCGGCCTGCTGTACGCCGCGGCAGACGGTGATCGCGAGGTGTACACCCTGCACTCCACCGGGACTGCGTTCGACGACAAGGCGAAGACCTGGTCAGGTGCGGTCGCGGCAGTGACCGGCCCGAAGTTCGACATCGAGCACCGGCAGTACGAGCTGGTCAACAAGAACAGCGGTAAGTGCCTGAACGTCGACGCCAGCAGCGTTGCCGACAACGCCAAGGTGATCCAGTACGCCTGCATTGGGAACAGGCTGAACGAGCGCTTCCGACTGATACCGATCGCCGGGACCGACCAGTACAGCATCCGGCCGGTGCACACCGCGGTCGACGCCGGACCGATCAAGTGCCTCAACGTGACCGGTGGCAGCTCACAGGACGAGGCGAACGTCGTACAGACCGCCTGTGGCGGTGGGCTGGGTGAGCCGCGGGCGTGGGAGCAGGTGACGTTCGGCTACGTCGACGGCAGCGCCTACGAGACCGTCGTCCAGTTGCGGTTCGCGCACAGTGAAAAGTGTCTCGGCGTGGCCGATGCCTCGCTGAACGACAGTGCGCTGATCCAGCAGACGTCCTGCGGCCAGTCGGCGAGCGAGCAGTGGATTCTGCGGCCGACGTTCAACGCCACCCAGCTGGGCGGCGTCAACGGCAGCGCCCGGTACCGCGTCGACGCGGCCAGCGGTACGACGACGGTTCTCGAGGTACCGAAGTGTGTCACCGCGGCCGGCAGCCCGGTCCGGATGGGCACGTGGTCGACGACCAGCCTCTGCCAGAAGTGGACACTGCGCAGTCTCGGTGACGACATGTACAAGATCATCGACACCAACACCAAGCAGGCCCTCGAGATCAACGGCTGCTCGAAGTTGCCCAGAGCAAACATGATCATCTTCACGGACAACACGTCCGAGTGCGAGAAGTGGCGGATCGAGCCGACCCCCGGCGGAAGCTACAGCGTGATCGCCGTCAGCTCCGGCCTCTCACTGGACGTCGCCGGAGGCAGCTCCACCGCCGGCGCCGAGGTGATCACCTGGTTCTACCACGGCGGAAAGGGCCAGCGCTGGTCCTTCAAACCCCAGTAA
- a CDS encoding RHS repeat domain-containing protein has translation MSSRRFRSNRAATFTAIAAGLAVSLVLSTQQQGLTAAAAARPDPAFNSTQYKSVDGRTAKADPRPAAKTAAREFHGSPAVQWPTAGSAEVAVPAPAADGTWQLALNGGRVTQQAKAGQLPVWIAPTAATAREVLAKGVATNAPAKVKVELLGRRGDALELKLSRADGSAKSGQVAVGVDYREFRDTFGGDWATRLRFTVQRDGKTVVLPSRNNGSGQVTADVPVAAQAQTVMVAAGDSSGAGDYKKSSSGDGSSTWSVGGSSGDFEWQMPFDTPPSTGGPEPTIGLNYSSGALDGLSSATNNQTSQIGQGFTTSGGGKVERRYRSCSKDLNGNNGTRKTGDLCFAGDSINISVNGKSGDLVLAKKDASGEVWRMRGDDGAIIERLSGATNGDDGVAAADKGEYWRMTSSDGTKYYFGLNRLPGWATGKDETKSAFTVPVFGNNSGEQCNKTAFADSWCQQAYEWNLDYVVDSSGNTMSLFYNTEVDRYARNLTKASVSTYVRAGNPKRIEYGQTDGQVFAQKPVGQILFTTAERCTPLPCGPTQKTTYPDTPWDLTCASTTNCENHFTPTFWTQLRLDKVSTQVWRAASNKHEDVQSWSLRQEYLRGDNSSPALWLKEISPTGLVGTPVQMPSTSFDGVPLANRVDTGSDTVPPLEWFRINAVHGGTGGDVSVNYSAIDCLPTGLPAPDNNDRRCRPQKWSLLDDSPDRTDWFHKYVVTSVQETDRTVAANDPWQAPIPVVTSVEYLDKPAWRFAEQDAGTDLKESTWSEWRGFGRVKVIKGRADEPQSVNETLYFRGLDGDRTAAGGAKDVKITDSTGTAVDDVNEYAGQAREQMTYNGATVINKSIADYYMSAPTATMTRPWGTLTSRYSGQKQLTQYQPTDTGTLKLDTQNSYDAGGRLSSKDEAGDLTDTTDDSCTRYSYVENPAKNLRELPARLQQVAKRCDQPFTNTDVLTDERLFYDDATSVTAVPVKGQITRAERLAGFDTAGQPKYELVYTAKYDTQGRQTESVDAVNRPTRRTYDPTYGPITKITETAANGQQVIKELEPAFGTETALQMPDGRRGVRQLDAVGRVSKTWDSGHATSGPADMEFEYKLRDDGPSMVTTKRRVKSGVYDISYDLYDGLGRIRQTHEQSPRGGWLVTDNRYDSRGLETKVNGPYYTATLAEGELKVVDEATLPKQELTVWDAAERPKSQTFRSMGVQKWSIEHDISTNKQTIDPPTGQTPTTRIMDADGNLTELRQYRGDSATGDYDSTKYTYWPSGGLKSVTDPAGSVWSYKYDTQGRKIEENDPDKGISKYEYDAADQLVSTTDSRGVKLYNSYDSNGRKTATRLNGPDGPLQSEWKYDSLAAGRATSSTRYVTKDGKTEAYTSAITGYDVSGRATGTTLTLPASEGKLAGSYTVGQTYTDDGKVATRSLPAAGGLGAETLTLGYNNQGLPTSLAGQDTYVRQLSYTPFEDADILTLGTASGPFVQQKFEYDQITRRVSRVVVDKELSPKRVSDTRYEYDPGGNIKKATDIAPAESGEATDTQCFDYDYLSRLTKAWTPKPAADNTGGDCAGAQDLGGPAPYAQEWTFDKSGNRKSEKTTTPAGTTTSTYEYGSAKPHALTGVTSTGPAGTKTKTFGYDEVGNTTRRTANGVDEVLEWDASNQLLGTTKGAASTSAVYDADGGRLIRRDASGTTLYVGETELHLDKAGQTVTGNRYYGFGDRVVAARSEGKLSWLLGDLQGTPLTAIDSVTQVVQKRRVMPYGETRGTAPTDWPGQRDFHGGTSDPDTGLVQLGARQYDKSIGRFISVDSLIDMSDQRQMNGYAYANHNPVSYNDSNGNFVVVVAVPVIVVVLIVVLLLVAMLQAYQQPVTTISWEEKIQNIWDVLKWAWHSVVKLVKVVTTVIVTLWRLITVVVMSIVAKTVVIYHTIIKHFADKKKPRNNQKAQRNDGKSNSRGNQNRGNQNRGNQPKSKAQEGNPGKGQQPRQQPRQQQPRKPKGPQQQERVLGREPRPDEPIYRGAKDGVDPKALEKNHYKLDENGMVKPTHGMSVDSNFAKLDGGGWNPRLIDRSSIHPDLMIRQTGKSASHFEIMPREAGKLTEEAFHGLLDKMKFL, from the coding sequence ATGTCCTCTCGACGGTTCCGTTCGAACCGCGCTGCCACGTTCACGGCCATCGCCGCTGGACTGGCTGTCTCGCTGGTCCTGTCCACCCAGCAACAAGGTCTTACCGCCGCGGCCGCAGCCCGGCCTGACCCTGCGTTCAACTCCACCCAGTACAAGTCCGTCGACGGCCGCACTGCCAAGGCCGATCCCCGCCCGGCGGCCAAGACCGCTGCGCGTGAGTTCCACGGATCGCCGGCCGTGCAGTGGCCGACGGCCGGTTCCGCCGAGGTCGCCGTACCGGCGCCCGCCGCCGACGGCACGTGGCAGCTGGCCCTCAACGGGGGCCGCGTCACCCAGCAAGCCAAGGCCGGTCAGCTGCCGGTCTGGATCGCACCGACCGCTGCGACCGCCCGCGAAGTACTCGCGAAAGGCGTTGCAACCAACGCACCTGCGAAGGTCAAGGTCGAGCTGCTCGGCAGGCGCGGTGACGCGCTCGAGCTGAAGCTCAGCCGGGCCGACGGCTCGGCGAAGTCCGGCCAGGTCGCTGTCGGTGTCGACTATCGCGAGTTCCGCGACACGTTCGGCGGCGACTGGGCCACCCGGCTGCGGTTCACCGTTCAGCGCGACGGCAAGACGGTCGTGCTGCCGAGCCGCAACAACGGTTCCGGTCAGGTGACTGCCGACGTACCGGTCGCAGCGCAGGCGCAGACCGTCATGGTCGCGGCCGGCGACTCGAGCGGTGCGGGTGACTACAAGAAGTCCTCGTCCGGCGACGGCAGTTCGACCTGGAGTGTCGGTGGCTCGTCCGGTGACTTCGAGTGGCAGATGCCGTTCGACACGCCGCCGTCGACCGGTGGTCCGGAGCCGACGATCGGCCTGAACTACTCGTCCGGCGCGCTGGACGGGTTGTCGTCGGCGACCAACAACCAGACCTCGCAGATCGGCCAGGGGTTCACGACCAGCGGCGGCGGCAAGGTCGAGCGCCGGTACCGGAGCTGCTCGAAGGACCTCAACGGCAACAACGGCACCCGCAAGACCGGTGACCTCTGCTTCGCCGGTGACAGCATCAACATCTCGGTCAACGGCAAGTCCGGCGACCTGGTCCTGGCCAAGAAGGACGCCAGTGGCGAGGTCTGGCGGATGCGCGGCGACGACGGCGCGATCATCGAGCGGCTCAGTGGCGCGACGAACGGCGACGACGGCGTGGCCGCCGCCGACAAGGGCGAGTACTGGCGGATGACGTCGTCCGACGGGACGAAGTACTACTTCGGCCTGAACCGGCTGCCCGGATGGGCCACCGGCAAGGACGAGACCAAGTCCGCCTTCACAGTGCCCGTCTTCGGCAACAACAGCGGTGAGCAGTGCAACAAGACCGCGTTCGCGGACTCGTGGTGCCAGCAGGCGTACGAGTGGAACCTCGACTACGTGGTCGACTCCAGCGGCAACACGATGAGCCTGTTCTACAACACCGAGGTCGACCGGTACGCCCGGAACCTCACGAAGGCCTCGGTCAGCACGTACGTGCGCGCCGGTAACCCCAAGCGGATCGAGTACGGCCAGACCGACGGCCAGGTGTTCGCGCAGAAGCCGGTCGGCCAGATCCTGTTCACGACGGCCGAGCGCTGTACGCCGTTGCCCTGCGGACCGACCCAGAAGACGACGTACCCGGACACTCCGTGGGACCTGACCTGCGCGAGCACCACCAACTGCGAGAACCACTTCACCCCGACGTTCTGGACCCAGCTCCGGCTCGACAAGGTGTCCACGCAGGTCTGGCGTGCTGCGAGCAACAAGCACGAGGATGTGCAGTCGTGGTCACTGCGGCAGGAGTACCTGCGCGGTGACAACAGCAGTCCGGCCCTGTGGCTGAAGGAGATCAGCCCGACCGGTCTGGTCGGCACGCCTGTCCAGATGCCTTCGACCAGCTTCGACGGTGTCCCGCTGGCGAACCGGGTCGACACCGGCAGCGACACCGTTCCGCCGCTGGAGTGGTTCCGGATCAACGCCGTCCACGGTGGGACCGGTGGCGACGTCTCGGTGAACTACAGCGCCATCGACTGTCTGCCGACGGGTCTGCCGGCGCCGGACAACAACGACCGCCGCTGCCGTCCGCAGAAGTGGTCCTTGCTGGACGACTCACCGGATCGCACGGACTGGTTCCACAAGTACGTCGTCACCTCTGTGCAGGAGACCGATCGGACGGTCGCGGCCAACGACCCGTGGCAGGCGCCAATTCCGGTCGTCACGAGTGTCGAGTACCTCGACAAGCCGGCCTGGCGCTTCGCGGAGCAGGATGCCGGCACCGACCTGAAGGAGTCCACCTGGTCGGAGTGGCGCGGTTTCGGGCGCGTGAAGGTGATCAAGGGCCGTGCGGACGAGCCGCAGTCGGTCAACGAGACCCTGTACTTCCGCGGTCTCGACGGTGACCGGACCGCCGCCGGCGGTGCCAAGGACGTCAAGATCACCGACTCCACCGGCACCGCAGTGGACGACGTCAACGAGTACGCCGGTCAGGCGCGCGAGCAGATGACCTACAACGGCGCCACCGTGATCAACAAGAGCATCGCCGACTACTACATGTCTGCACCGACCGCGACCATGACGCGGCCGTGGGGCACCCTGACCTCGCGGTATTCGGGGCAGAAGCAACTCACGCAGTACCAGCCGACCGACACCGGCACACTCAAGCTCGATACCCAGAACAGCTACGACGCGGGTGGCCGGCTGAGCAGCAAGGACGAGGCCGGCGACCTCACCGACACCACCGACGACAGTTGCACGCGCTACAGCTACGTCGAGAACCCGGCGAAGAACCTGCGCGAGCTGCCGGCCCGGTTGCAGCAGGTCGCGAAGCGGTGCGACCAGCCGTTCACGAATACCGACGTACTGACCGACGAGCGGCTGTTCTACGACGACGCGACCTCGGTGACCGCCGTTCCGGTCAAGGGACAGATCACCCGCGCCGAGCGGCTCGCCGGCTTCGACACTGCGGGTCAGCCGAAGTACGAGCTGGTCTACACGGCCAAGTACGACACCCAGGGCCGCCAGACCGAGTCCGTGGATGCGGTGAACCGGCCCACCCGCAGGACGTACGACCCGACGTACGGGCCGATCACGAAGATCACCGAGACCGCAGCGAACGGCCAGCAGGTCATCAAGGAGCTCGAACCGGCGTTCGGCACCGAGACCGCCCTGCAGATGCCGGACGGCCGGCGCGGGGTCCGTCAGCTCGACGCGGTCGGCCGGGTCAGCAAGACCTGGGACTCCGGGCACGCGACCAGCGGTCCGGCCGACATGGAGTTCGAGTACAAGCTGCGCGACGACGGTCCGTCGATGGTGACCACCAAGCGCCGGGTCAAGAGCGGCGTCTACGACATCTCCTACGACCTGTACGACGGTCTGGGCCGGATCCGGCAGACGCACGAGCAGTCCCCGCGCGGTGGCTGGCTGGTGACCGACAACCGGTACGACTCGCGGGGTCTCGAGACCAAGGTCAACGGTCCGTACTACACCGCGACCCTGGCCGAGGGCGAGCTGAAGGTCGTCGACGAGGCCACGCTGCCGAAGCAGGAGCTGACCGTCTGGGACGCGGCCGAGCGGCCGAAGAGCCAGACGTTCCGCTCGATGGGCGTGCAGAAGTGGTCGATCGAGCACGACATCAGCACCAACAAGCAGACCATCGATCCGCCCACCGGCCAGACGCCGACCACCCGGATCATGGATGCCGACGGCAACCTCACCGAACTGCGCCAGTACCGCGGCGACAGCGCGACCGGTGACTACGACAGCACCAAGTACACCTACTGGCCGAGCGGCGGCCTGAAGAGTGTCACCGACCCGGCCGGCAGTGTCTGGAGCTACAAGTACGACACCCAGGGCCGCAAGATCGAGGAGAACGACCCGGACAAGGGGATCAGCAAGTACGAGTACGACGCTGCCGATCAACTGGTGTCGACCACGGACTCTCGTGGGGTCAAGCTGTACAACAGCTACGACAGCAACGGGCGGAAGACCGCAACGCGACTGAACGGTCCGGACGGGCCGCTGCAGAGCGAGTGGAAGTATGACTCGCTCGCAGCCGGGCGGGCGACGTCCTCCACCCGGTACGTCACCAAGGACGGCAAGACCGAGGCCTACACGTCTGCGATCACCGGGTACGACGTCTCCGGCCGGGCGACCGGGACCACGCTCACTCTGCCTGCCTCCGAAGGGAAGCTGGCCGGTAGCTACACGGTCGGCCAGACCTACACCGACGACGGCAAGGTGGCCACCCGGTCGCTTCCGGCTGCCGGTGGTCTCGGGGCGGAGACGCTGACGCTGGGGTACAACAACCAGGGTCTGCCGACGTCGCTGGCCGGTCAGGACACGTACGTCCGGCAGCTCTCGTACACGCCGTTCGAGGATGCCGACATACTGACGCTGGGAACGGCGTCGGGTCCGTTCGTGCAGCAGAAGTTCGAGTACGACCAGATCACCCGTCGGGTCAGTCGAGTCGTGGTGGACAAGGAGCTCTCGCCCAAGCGGGTCTCCGACACCCGGTACGAGTACGACCCGGGCGGCAACATCAAGAAGGCCACCGACATCGCCCCGGCGGAGTCGGGCGAGGCCACTGACACCCAGTGCTTCGACTACGACTACCTGAGCCGGCTGACCAAGGCCTGGACTCCGAAGCCGGCTGCGGACAACACGGGTGGCGACTGCGCAGGTGCACAGGACCTAGGCGGACCTGCGCCGTACGCACAGGAGTGGACGTTCGACAAGTCGGGCAACCGCAAGTCGGAGAAGACGACCACACCGGCCGGGACCACGACGAGCACGTACGAATACGGCAGCGCGAAACCGCATGCGCTGACCGGCGTCACCAGCACCGGCCCGGCCGGTACGAAGACGAAGACCTTCGGCTACGACGAGGTCGGCAACACCACCCGGCGGACTGCCAACGGGGTGGACGAGGTCCTCGAGTGGGACGCGTCGAACCAGCTCCTCGGTACGACGAAGGGCGCCGCCTCGACCAGTGCGGTCTACGACGCGGACGGCGGCCGGCTGATTCGCCGGGACGCCTCCGGAACCACGCTGTACGTCGGTGAGACCGAGCTGCACCTCGACAAGGCCGGTCAGACTGTGACCGGTAACCGTTACTACGGGTTCGGGGACCGGGTGGTCGCTGCACGGTCCGAGGGCAAGCTGAGCTGGCTTCTCGGCGACCTGCAAGGGACGCCGCTGACCGCGATCGACTCGGTCACGCAGGTCGTGCAGAAGCGCCGGGTGATGCCGTACGGCGAGACCCGTGGTACGGCGCCGACGGACTGGCCGGGGCAGCGCGACTTCCACGGCGGGACCAGTGATCCGGACACCGGGCTCGTCCAGTTGGGCGCACGGCAGTACGACAAGAGCATCGGGCGCTTCATCTCGGTCGACTCACTCATCGACATGTCCGACCAGCGGCAGATGAACGGGTACGCCTACGCGAACCACAACCCGGTCAGCTACAACGACTCCAACGGCAACTTCGTCGTCGTGGTCGCCGTACCGGTGATCGTCGTGGTGCTGATCGTCGTCCTGCTGCTCGTGGCGATGCTGCAGGCCTACCAGCAGCCGGTCACGACGATCAGCTGGGAGGAGAAGATCCAGAACATCTGGGACGTCCTGAAATGGGCGTGGCACTCGGTGGTCAAGCTGGTCAAGGTGGTCACGACCGTGATCGTCACCCTCTGGCGACTGATCACGGTGGTCGTGATGAGCATCGTCGCGAAGACAGTGGTGATCTACCACACGATCATCAAACACTTTGCGGACAAGAAGAAACCCCGGAACAATCAGAAGGCCCAACGTAACGACGGCAAGAGCAACAGCCGGGGTAACCAGAACCGGGGTAACCAGAACCGGGGTAACCAGCCCAAGAGCAAGGCCCAGGAAGGCAATCCGGGCAAGGGCCAGCAGCCACGGCAGCAGCCACGGCAGCAGCAGCCGCGCAAGCCGAAGGGTCCGCAGCAGCAGGAACGGGTCCTCGGCCGGGAGCCTAGACCGGACGAGCCCATCTACCGCGGCGCGAAAGATGGTGTCGATCCCAAGGCGCTGGAAAAGAACCATTACAAGCTCGACGAGAACGGGATGGTCAAGCCGACCCACGGGATGTCGGTCGACAGCAACTTCGCGAAGCTGGACGGCGGCGGCTGGAACCCCCGGCTGATCGACCGCTCGTCGATCCATCCGGACCTCATGATCCGGCAGACTGGTAAAAGCGCCAGCCACTTCGAGATCATGCCCAGAGAAGCCGGCAAGCTGACCGAGGAAGCCTTCCACGGACTTCTCGACAAGATGAAGTTTCTGTAG
- a CDS encoding haloalkane dehalogenase, translating into MTFHSTRQKEFLMPTKNVLDSTMFYREDGTGSPIVFLHGNPTSSYGWRHIMSAVGDPGRRLAPDLIGMGDSGKPDIDYTFDDHARYLDAWFDALGLYDVVLVGHDWGGALAFDWAARHPGRVRGIAFTETIVKPMSWQEFPEAGRELFRSIKTPGVGETMMLDQNAFIEAMPSMVARLTDEDFETYASRIPRRPAAGRCCAGHDRCHWTASRPTSWPGSTATTIGSRPVPTCPSC; encoded by the coding sequence CTGACGTTTCACTCAACGCGACAAAAGGAATTTCTCATGCCTACCAAGAATGTTCTCGACTCGACGATGTTCTATCGTGAGGACGGTACCGGGTCGCCGATCGTCTTCCTGCACGGCAATCCCACGTCGTCATACGGGTGGCGGCACATCATGTCGGCCGTCGGCGACCCAGGCAGACGACTGGCGCCGGACCTGATCGGCATGGGTGACTCAGGCAAGCCGGACATCGACTATACCTTCGACGATCACGCCCGTTATCTGGACGCCTGGTTCGACGCGCTAGGTCTCTACGACGTCGTACTGGTCGGCCATGACTGGGGCGGCGCGCTCGCCTTCGACTGGGCCGCACGCCATCCCGGCCGGGTGCGGGGCATCGCGTTCACCGAGACAATCGTCAAGCCGATGTCCTGGCAGGAATTCCCTGAGGCCGGCCGCGAACTGTTCCGGTCGATCAAGACCCCCGGAGTGGGCGAGACGATGATGTTGGACCAGAACGCGTTCATCGAGGCAATGCCCAGCATGGTAGCCCGGCTCACCGATGAGGACTTCGAAACCTACGCAAGCCGTATCCCACGCCGGCCAGCCGCAGGCCGCTGCTGCGCTGGGCACGATCGATGCCACTGGACGGCGAGCCGGCCGACGTCGTGGCCAGGGTCAACCGCTACGACGATTGGCTCGCGGCCAGTGCCGACGTGCCCAAGCTGTTGA